Genomic window (Cryomorphaceae bacterium 1068):
AGATCCGCTCGAACGGAAAGCGTAAACTACCGCTGCAATTCGGGAAACGATTCTTCTCAACAAAAAAAATCCCAACGCCTCTGCATTGGGATTTTAACTTTGTCGGTAGTGCATCGTTTCTTCTCCTGTTTACATGTATAGAATTCGAATTAGAGGGGGGGAAGAAAGGTCAGGCAGCCATGATCAAGGCCACATCGCTGTAGGCGCTCGACTTTGTGCCGCTGATGGCTTTTACCTTAAACCAGTAGTCGGTACCACGGGTCAGGTTGTTTACTGATGCTTTGCTTTTCGAGGTCACCGTGGCCACTTGCCATGTAGCCTCGGGGCTGGCAGGATCTGTAGTGGTGTATTCTACCTGGTAAGCCTTGGCATGGTCTATGGCTTTCCAGTCCAGCACTACCTCGCCGCTTTTTTCGCTGCGCTTGGCCATAAATTCTATGGGCTGCGCGAGCGGTCCCGATGGTTCGGGCTTGCGGCGTACATCAAATCCCGAGCTCAAAATCACATCTTCATCACCATTGGCAGTGAAGTTTACATAGGTGGCCATCCTGCGCATCAGCTCCAGGAGGGCAGCCGTTTCACGTCTGCGACGCGCTATGGCTCTCTTATCGCCAAAGGCTGACTTCTCAAGCCATTCGGCGGTTAGCTCTGCCTGTGCCGTAAGGTCGGCAATGGCAGGGTCGGGTGTGGGGAAATTCGCGTTTCCGTCC
Coding sequences:
- a CDS encoding fibronectin type III domain-containing protein — its product is MNFKVRSGLSSLTTAQLLDKTALIIRNVDGNANFPTPDPAIADLTAQAELTAEWLEKSAFGDKRAIARRRRETAALLELMRRMATYVNFTANGDEDVILSSGFDVRRKPEPSGPLAQPIEFMAKRSEKSGEVVLDWKAIDHAKAYQVEYTTTDPASPEATWQVATVTSKSKASVNNLTRGTDYWFKVKAISGTKSSAYSDVALIMAA